The Dermacentor variabilis isolate Ectoservices chromosome 4, ASM5094787v1, whole genome shotgun sequence genome contains the following window.
gctaatgaactgtgaggccaggctccgaagatcttcgcttccgtaaatggcctgttatccagtctattcaaggcacgctggagagtctgacgttgattatcgaagcgagaacagtggcacagaagatgactgatggtcttttcacacttgcacttagggcacattggtgagtccgccattccaatacgatagctgtaggagttggtgagtgctactcctacccacagccgacaaagcagtgttgcgtcacgtcgtgaaaggttcgcTAGTAattttaagtttcagtgatgggtccaGGCTGTATTACCATGAATTACTAACGCGCCTGCCTCCCGACGCGCCTTGATGAAAGCCGCAAAATATTCGGCCACATATAGCAAAGATCGTGTGCATTTCACAAATAAGGCAGtcttgggctgctcagcacgagttcgggggatcgaataccggccatggcggccgcatctcgatgggagcgcaatgcgaaaacaccgttgtgcttagatttaggtgcacgttaaagaaacccaggtggtccagattgtccgaatttgcggagtcccccactatacggcgtgcctcataatcagatctggGTTCGGCACATAAAGTCCATTTGTTTAATTTTCCTTGCTTttccttctcgtttttttttttttaatttacaagTCAGGCAGCATGGCTGAGCCACTAGTGCAGACAATGCGTGGATGATGAACTCCTGAGAAAGTATGCAAGCTAAACCGAaaacaggttttctttttttttttgacttcGTTTcggagtgaatttttttttatcgtaaCGTTCCGTTTAACTTACAGTacgcacacagacaaaaaaaaaaaaatttccttttttttttgcatcaattCCGCTTCGATAGTATGGTCACGGGAACACATCAAAGGTGGCATGAGTATATGAAGGGGTATCTGCAGAGGAATATCTGGGCTAGGGAAAGGACGGAATGAAAGTTTCATTAAAGGCAGCATTAGTACACATAGCAGAAAGACAGAAAAGCTGGCTAGCAATTGTCTCCTGAAAGAGATGCTATGCCCACATGCCttaagaggagaaagaaaaaaaaggaaagggaagaAAAGACAACACATCACACGCGGAGTCCAGTTGTTGTGAACCTCGCATTGACTTGAAGCACAGCCTTTCGGATAAAAGAAATATTTGACAGCAGTTCTAGAAACGGCACACGGTAAACGCTGCATGGAGTTGTCGCACACCTTCCTCTTGCTGGCACAAATTCACAGTGAAATGACTGCACCGCCGGTAGTTACGCGTGATTTTATGGGAGTAAATGGCAGTAGTTATAGGGGAGAAAACAGCCTCTGTGTTATCTGGAAGGTGGGCGAAGCACCCGAGGAACGTTGGATATTTATGGACTGCATGCAATCTCACATTTTGCTTTTTGAGTTTCAATATACAAAAATCGAGGCTCTTGACGCAAGCCTACGATAGCGATAATTATATTCGGTCCTATACGAGCTCCGACCTCAATGCCGTTGGCCACTTCCGGCAGTTGATGGAAGAACGCGTGCAAAGAAATTCCGGCTATATATGGGTTGCTCCCATTAAGGCGGAAGCATGCTTCCGGTGCCAAAATAGAGAGCGATATTCTACAGTCTGTGCGAGTCTCGGGGTTGTAATGCTAGGCTCAAAGATGCGCGCCGAACGGCCTATGGATCCTTAGCTTATAAAGCAGTCGTGTAAGCAAGCCCTCCCAATATATACACTGGTATAATTAAGAACATATTTCAACCCCTATACTGTTTTAGAAACGTAGTTCTTTTTTACATTGCTTTCTTGTGGTTTCTGACGGCTCCAGCAAATTCGGGTACTCTAAGCTTCAATCTTTGCTTACTTTTAATGACCTGGCGGTGTCAAGCTTGTCGTTGCAAGGCTCTTCGTCTGCGGCCGTCATTCCGTGGCTAATCGCAAACGATTCAAGGATCGTTGTTGTGTAATACAGGCCCGTTGAAAGAGAAATATAGAGAACATTAGATATATATTTCTGTCGACGTTTGTGCCCGTCTTTATAGCCGAGGAAGTGCTTTTTGTATAGCACATGAACTATATATACGCGATGCGAAAAGTCTCCCGTGTCATCTGTGCTCGCCCAGGAACGGTGCGGTGTCTGTACTTCCTTGTATAGTCAGATTTATTGGACCTGTAGTTACTTTTGCATTACGCGCAAATAGGTGTATTATAGGGAAATTCCTAGCAGTCACCTTGCAGAACGCATTAAACATTGTTCTGGTTTCAAAGTGGCGAATAAAATGTTTGGTCATCGGCTGATTTTGCCGACGTGATAGCCATCTCGTTTTCTTTAATATTACGATATTACAAAGCACTGAGTAAATTACTAGCATCAACAGCTCCCATGAAAATTGATGCACTGTTTTAAAGGCGATTTTATTCCAAGCAGCTGCAGACGAACAAGTATTAGTATTCACGACTGGCatgtaagcaagcaagaaaacgaAAGGTAAGAAAAAAGATAGGAAGACTCTGCTTCTCATGATGGGATCTTTATTGATCCTAACGACGGCTAGTTAACACCATCAACAGGGCAGATGGAAACCTATCTGCTGTCTGCCACCGCGTACTACGTCATATGTTGGCATAAAAAAAATACGGCTCTTGTCTGGTTTCGTGTGACcaagaaacccgtacgggttctaCGTTAGTGGCTTTTCACTTTGGCTTGGCCAGTGACCGCGACTTCTtaaaaacaaaaagcagaacGACGAAGTTTTTACGGCCATTTAACGTTCGAATTGTCGCCGCAGCAAATAGTACCGAGTTTGCCAAGTAAGTTTACAATGTTATAAAATTGTGAATTGCGAAAGTCGGTTCATTAAGTATCAGCGCTTAAACTTTAATAATTAATGCACAATGTTACAATCGTTCGCACTTATGCAATTATACAACAGGAGCGTACTGTATAAATGGATTCCTTCACCGTTTAAACGTGCCGCGAGCGACTCGCATTAACTCATTTAATCCAACCCATTTCACAGTACGACAGGGTGCAGTATTACTACAAGTGAAATTACATTTCTGGTTTCGAATTTATCTTCTTACTTTCGCTTCCCACATCCACCAGATGTGCCGTTCCGGCTTGTCTTCTCCCACTGATACCTCAAGCAGAATCCTCACATCGACGTAAGTATACCTCTTGAAAATTTCCGTTGCAGTTTTCTTACCTGCCTTAGTATGCTTGAAAAGCCTGCTCTTTCACGTAAACAGGTCAATCAAGTTCGAACTAGAATACATGTAGTGTAAAGTGCGTGCGCTAAAATCGTGAACGCTGGAGACTGCAAAATTTGTCGGGGTTACGCACTCTTCATTTGACGTAAATGTGTGGTCTGCACGCGTAGCATCTGTCGTAGATGTGGATAAATCCGCCAGCTGTTAGATCCGTCTGGTAAATTTTATGTtccgataacaaaaaaaaagcaataaagcactagctcttttctttttttcggaggCATTGATTCGGGCTAGTTCCTCTGTCATACTGGGATTATCAATAGCGCTAAAAGGACAGGCACAGACTTGGGAACAACAACACATGGTGCCACGTGTTGTCATTTCTATGTCTATCCTCGTATTTTTAGCACTGTTGAGGTTCCCACTAGTATTTCCTTGTTGTTCCAGAATGTCTCTCTATACCTTTCATGTGCGTCTTTTTCCTATTGCAGTGTGGTTTACTAATTTTCGTATTTCGTCCTTATGCTTTTACATACGTAATGTTCTCTCATCTTATGGAAGCTGATTTGCATCTGTAGCCTTAAATATGCTTAATATGAGAATAACCACATGTCTACATATAGCGCTCTTGTGCATCGAAGTTGTCTGGAATGTGAGCATTCCCGATGTGGCGACGATTTACAAACTTTTACCTACCGAACCATACACCACTGTAATTAAGTAGCTAAATGAGCTATCTTGCAATAGCTAGGCATGTGGACATGCTTGCGTGAAGATAAGAAAAACGGGAGCACCCAGTGAGATGCACGCTTTCAACTTCAAAAATATCGAGAACGGCATATGTGTCACGATGCATACCCCCGCACCTAGTCGTTTATAATTGGAAGCGATGCCATCATCGTCTGTCACTGTTTCCCTTTTGTGAAAAGCGCGTATCCGCTTCAACAAGAGTGTATGCAACAAAGTCTATTCTGCGAATGTTGTTATTCAGCCAAAGGGGCAAAAGCTTGAGGGTACAAGCATCAGCACAGCTGTCAGTTGTAGGGTGTCGGGAAACAATGAGAAAGGTGCTTCCTGCATCTCAGCAGTTTGTCGGATAAGTAAAGCGATGCGTTgtgatttcaaaaaaatagtgCACCTGAGAGAAGGCTGAAGTGGGCACGCCGCGAAGGGAACGTCAGTTGGCAAATTAAATTGTGCGAGTTGGTACATGCCCATGAATAATAATTAAATAAGAAAGAtgagctcgaaaaaaaaaagaagtatgagTACACGGACAAGTCGTCTTGCTGTCTTCCTCATCTTTGCATTgtgctcattttgtttcctatTCATGTGATGTCAGTTACGTTACAGTTGTAAAGATGTAGTTGCCACACGAATTTCATGTATATTTAATTAAAGTATACGGTACGTTCACCAATGGCAATGCACCGCCGTTCACGCAGCAAGAGCTTTTCTTCGGCGTAGGTCTGCAGCTGCCAGTGGATGAATGTGAGGTCGGTTATCCTTACATCGCCCGTATACAACAGACATCCCACTCACGCGCGTATACAGGGTACTCGCTGAGTAAATCAAGTTCCGCAAACCATGCCCGTATGAGAAAAACAGTCGTTCAGCCGCGGGTACCTGGTCTCATAATTCCGTACTCTTGCTGTTGTGCCCGTCGAGCTCTTCACGGTTGACGGCCGGCGCATTTGTTCATTGCTCATGCGCGCCCGCAACACCTGTTTCGGAAGAGTGAAATGTCCGGTCGGTGTTACTCTTTCTTTTTGCTCCATTTATGCATGCGATATCTAGCACTAGCCATTGTTTCCACTCCAGAACAGATCTTGCGACGAGAGTTTCCACGTCTGCTGCAATCATCGTTTCGCGGAAGCAGGCGAAGCCGCCGGCAGCGCACGTTGGTTAATTAGTGCGGTGTTGGTCGTCCCCACCTATCGGCGTCGATGTTATGTGTTGGGCACTAAGAAGGAAGCCCACTTTGAACGATAGTCATTAATGATACCAGTCCAGATGCTTAACAGTTGTATGCGATagtatctttttatatgtaggaAACGAAAACTGCCTGTCTCGACCGATGGAGTCACGACCTGACGGTTGTAAGGCGATGCAGTTTCGACTTCAATGACTATTGTCTACAGTAGGTTACTTTTCGCAGATTACAATTTATGTTCATGCGTTATGCCTCGCACCACATGATTCACACTGTGCACGGTCACTTCTAGCACACTACGTGCTACATTAGTTATTTTAGTGTCTTCTATTGTTTCTCTTAATTTCTGATCCTCTTTTATATCCTTTTCAATTTGGCGAGTCCGGTGTCCTTTTCAGGAGGCAACTGCTAGCTTGATCCTTTCACAGTGTGTCTGTTTATATGTGTTTATATGATTCATAATATCAATGATGATAATAAATGCTTAATATCCATGcctttccttccctctctcttaaagggcccctgaaacgcttcggacaaattttgtagatgcgtagggtacagcttaagtagaacatccgcaccacaatttaagtgaagcgctatgtattaatggagctacaagcgattaaagttaccctccttcctagccatgcttttcctcctcaactcgttcaccgagcCTCCGGGGctagctccgccttcactggtttgcgtcacgatgcgacgtcacattgtccacttccggttgttttggagcccgcccctgCCCACGCGAagcctctccgctagccgcttgacCGTCGACCGCAatcgagagctatcgaagcagcgtgcgttgcgagcattctgtcgcagcgccgaacgtgtctgatattccgttaaccacacactagcggaacgtttcaactgaacggtggaagcataaactcaagctgatgaaggaacgttACCGTAGACGTACATGAGCTGCCTGAGTGGTCTCtacgcttaaccagccaaagaaagaactaatattgctctaaccaagtgtaaaacattttaaacatttacataaacaacgtgttaacgattacactcctgcgaaaaatttacaccagcaacaaagaatacattttgttactgctactgtgtctggttgagcgctatgccatcaggtggctgcaccgtgcagaccattcacattggcgcttctgttcatcccatgaaacgacacgcaaggggacagggccacGCCCTGTCccctttgcgcttgcgtttaccctaataccggactcgcgaaacgctattgcgttagcaatcttccggtgtaaattgacggccgcaatcgcgcaaatcctggcgccgatcggatagcggcagtccgatgcgctgcagccagtccgctcgtctactggcttgcagagggacacgatgccgcagcttgacatattgccattcgctacgtttgcagtccacaacgcaacaaagtcgaatcatagcgctcgcgaaaagacggaccgacactgacggcggagttctcgtcaaagacggagcacgttgtaacacaagcagacgacacttgctgtgtgccagaagtgcttaagtgcactgaaaaattgttcttgtgcattccctttctgttactttcttttttataaatcaaattaactaacatttcaactattacgaacatcatttgtttaccataaagttggaaaaattattgatcacgcgccctggtcagccaatcggatagctcgccccactgacatcATATGGgggatttccgtcatatgggtaggggcggtttaaaattccgccgcgcagtgtgctgcgatcgacAGCGATGTGCCttcttaaaaccttataataaattacacgctttacgcaggtcacttagatgtgtcaattaattatcagaaggacctgctctaacgactcagtacgtttgtagaaaatcgtcaaaatcgtttcagggcccctttaagattaCGTGTTCAGAGCGACCCGTTCAGAATGTCATAATGCTATCTTTTGCTTTCGTGTGAATGGCAGTTACCGTGTATATTACTCTGTAAATTGAAGACTATACTCTTAACCACGTGTTCCTCCTCTTTGCCTTGTTATACTGTAACAAAATAGGGACACTGCATCACATGGCATCTTCGCGAGCTACGGCGAGCGACTTCGAGCGGCGTCTGCCCTGAGCCACGTACTCCTGACGGGATGCACCGGAAGCTGCGCAAGAGCCTCATCTGGACGGCTCTCGGCGCGAGCGCAGTCACGCTACTGTTCACCTGCACCACCTTCAAGACCTGCATCCGGCGCTATGGAGCGCGTCAGAAGAGCCCTCTCGAGGTTCCCGACCTCCGGAGCATCCTGTCCACTTACACCGACGTCTTCACGCTACCGCCGTTCAGGCTGGACTCGCAGTCTCTGTACCGAGTCCACGAGAAGGCTATCGAGGGCGAAAAGCGAGCGCCCGACAGAGCGCTCGTGTGTTTGTCCACCATCGCTTCGCTGGACCATCTGCACTGGCTACGCGAGCTCTCTGAGCACTGGGCCGGCCCGGTGTCGGTGGCTGTGTTCTTCAGGGAGAACTTCGACCTGCAGCTCATGGTGACGTACCTGCACGTGCTTAGGGTGTGCTTCCCGGCAATCAGGGAGAACTTCAGTTTTCACTTTGTGTCGCCTGCAGAGAGGAACGACAGTGGTGCGAAAGACACGTTCGCGTGGGAAGACGTAGACAAACCGCTGTTCTGTGACAACCACCGCGCTCTGTTGCGTGCCCTTCTGTCTATCCAGCGGACGCGAGGCTGGCCTCGCTTGCTCTTCCCGCAGAACCACTTAAGAAACGTTGCGCGTGATGGCTGCGTTTCCAGCCCGTATTTCTATGCGACGGACGTGGACGTTATGCCGCAGTACGGACTGTATGAGCGGCTCTCCGCGTTCCTGCTGCGGCAGCCGCCTTGTACGAAGTGTCTTTACGTCGTGCCTGCTTTCGAAGGCACCGAGTTTGTTCCCCATCCGAGGACCAAGAACGCTTTGCTCAGTAGGTAAGCGAAAGCAAGGCAGCAGTGAACGTTGACGTTAGGAGAAATGAAAAAGGTTTGTTGACTGTAAAAACGCGCCATATGCTTAAGCATGTTCATATGCGAAAGGAAATGCCTCATACGAGTTTACTGTTAGCGAATGAAAACTGGCCAAAAACGAGGAATCAATGGCGTTTAACTTCCCAAGCTCACCGCGTGTGCCCTGAGAAATTTCAGGTAGTTTGTGTGACCTTCAAACCGGCTTTTCTCGCTTCGACTTTTAAATATTTATCAAAACTCTAGTTTTAGAATATCGTTCATTAAGTGGTTAATTTATCATATATGCAGGTTATAAACTGAAGACATCTGCCTCGGTGCACCTAACTATGTACATCTCTGCGCACACAATGAAGAAACAGCCCCAACGAAGTGGATTTTTAACTGAAAGCTTTTGAAGCATCTTAAAAACGAAGGTGCGATAGACATCGAGTTAGATACTGAGTGTTCGCGCTGTGTTGGGCGTTAGTTTTCTAGTCTCATCTATGTCAGGACCATACTGACTCACGCAGCCGAGTGTTCCAAGAATgcttttgttcttgttgttccTTAGGCGCTCCACACGTGACAATTATTGCTGCCTTTTCttaatgtttccttttttttttgcaactcgACCACTCTTCTCTATTCTAAAACATTGCTTGATATTTCATTGCTTATTTTTGTCGCATCTGGGGATACCTTGCATTTATGTTGATTTATCGATTGATTTTGTCTTTTTAACCTCCCATTCTCGCAACCAACACCTCCCTACCCTAGAACAGGAAACAGGAAGGACTTCCGAGTATATCACGCTGTGGCGTTCAGCAAAAACCAGCGGGCTACGAATTTCAACAAGTGGAGGAAAATCCCGAGCAAGAGTGAGCTCTTCGTAGCTTACGAAGCAGCCTTCGAATTCGGCTATGAGTGCTTCTACATCGGTCCTCACGACGTACCCAAGTTTCGCGAGATATTCATCGGTTATGGATTCACGAGAAACGTACAGGTACTTGTCAGTCGTTGTGAAGTGTTCGTAATTTGATAGTCGAGTATTTAGAAACCTTACTGTACATACATATGCCGCATGTGCTGAACTGCTCTTAAAAAGGTTCATTTGCTTTCTATATAAGCAAAGTAATTGAAAGCCTGCATCATTTTATCTTTCCAGAAAGCAATCTCATAAATTTAATGCAGAAGTACCGAAGTTGGACTGCTTTACGATGACATTAGGACATTGCGCACGACCCTTACATATTAAACTGATGACTGTCCAACAACGGTGAAGCCTTGTTCACACTGAAATTATTCTCAAAAACGTGCCGCATTGTGTTTACCTACAGCCAGTGCACAGTGACGTTGTTGTCGTCGTCCACTCGTGGTCATTTCCGAGGGCTcctaaaattatggggttttacgtgccgaaaccactttctgattatgaggcacgccatagtggaggataccggaaatttcgtccacatggggttctttaacgtgcacctaaatctacgtacacgggtgtttccgcatttcgcttctatcgaaatgcggccaccatggccgggatttgattccgcaacctcgtgttcagcagcccatcaccataACCATTCCGAGTGCTCCTGCGAAGTTTAAAAAGGCGTTCAACCAAGTGTGTCATCTTTATCGTGGCAATAAGTACGCTACTGTAGTGTTAACAAAGCCGGCTACTATATTCGtctgtctatatatatacagCTTCATCGACATTCGACAAGACCAGTGGAATGTGCCACTAGGCTTAATGTTTGTATTCTGGGCAATGTCATGTCATGGCTCCTTGAGGCGATAATGTGGCCATTATGAGAACTGCCAATTCAACTTCTGGCATCGTCTACATATCCTGCGTCCAGTTCCTGTGTACATACATCTACTCTCACTTGTTTACAGGTGCCTACAGGAAGTCTATATACTGCCATGCGCACTGCTGTGACGTATGCACAAAGAACGTTAGAAAACAGGAAAATGGCTCGCTCTATTAGAAAGTGACGACCATTAAATGTTGACCATTACTTTTTAGGGAGCCACTCTATTAAAGGGATATCATTTCGGTGGTCCGTATTTGCAATGAATTGCACGAATATCGGTCAGTGCGTTTGTTTTAGTTAAACTAGTAATTTATTCATCCAAAACACTTTCCGTGGCGATAATCCATACAACTATCAttgcaagtaaaaagaaaaaagaaaaaaaatggccatCGAGTTCATGCCTTAAATATCCAAGAGGCAACCGGGGAATTCCATATGCGCAACTCGGGGAGGAAAAATCGCGTAATTTCCTTGGTACTTCAGGCGTAGCATTCACTGAGCAGGTTTGCCCCACGCCTCTAATGCCCTAACGCatgtatgttatatatatatatatatatatatatatatatataacctggcTACCCGCCGTGATGGCtaagcggctatggtgctgcgctgctaagcacgaggtcgcggatcgaATACCAGCCGCGGCGgcgcaatgcaaaaacgcccctgtctcgtgcattgggggcccggtaaagatccccaggtggtcaaaattaatccggagtctctctttctctcactcctcgcctccccccccccttgtgcgcgctatggcgtgcctcataatcaaatcgcggttttgacacgtgaaacgcCTGAATGAAATTCAAATATAGcccgactttcttttttttttttttagcacgatGTGAAGGAAAGGTTCTTGTCTAATCGACTACCCTCGATCCTGTGACTTTTTATCGGCAGAAGTGTAGTCTGAGAAGTCGTTCTGTGGTGGCCGAACTTACAAGCCTGCGTATTCGAGCGAACGTGTACGCAGGTGAGCGAACGGATTGATCGATTGATACAAGTTTGCGAAGCAAGAAATTAGCAATTTATCGTTTTACTACATTCATTAAAACTCGACAGGTTAGCCTTGTAGGGTTGTTCATCATTAACCTCTACTACCGGAAGGATCATCGTCACCACCACCGTCGTCGTTGTCATCCATTGTACTGCTCACCTCACCACCCACCCCAGATATAGCCCGGCGTATGAACAGAACAGACTTTATACTTCTGTACTTCATAGTTTCTTCTCCCCATGCGTAAGCCTTTGcagctacgtttcccttcccgcTGTTCCAATGTTGTTACTCTGGGCTACCGGCTATTTGTTCTATACGCTTTACGTGACGTGCCCAGATCCGTTTCTTTATTTATGTTACTGATCCACATAGAAAGGCGTAGTTAGACGAACATTCCATATTCAGAACAAAGCTCCAACAGACAAGGGACCTAGAAAAGCAAACACTGGCCGGCCCTACGCTGTTGTGAATATACGAATGTGTACACCAACTGGCTCAGGTTTCGGTTCTCTCGCAGAACATTTCCTCGTCCCATCCTTGCTTTCACCCCGCCATCGAGGTGGCAGCGCACTGCCGCctcttgcctttctctctctcttttttttcaccaCTCCCTTCTCCCGACGCCGTGGCTGAGGTGACCACCGTATAGAATTGCTGCGGTTTTATCCTTCCGATAGCCATATAACTGTGCAGGCGTCGCAGCTGTGCGCCTGacgataagcaaaacgagaacaaggtaaaagagGGAGCCAAcgtgtttcgacaagtgggcttgtctttttcGCGGCGACTTATGCTTTCCTAGACACAGTATGGAGTTCGGTACAATCTGAAGTGCGCCAAAGGGAGAAAGGgaggggagaaaaaaaataatgaccaACGGCTTTATCGTCAAGGCAAGGACTTATACTGAACGTCAAAAGGAACTAGGGCGACAGTTGTCCAATGCATCCTTTGCCGTCGCACGGTGCCCTTACGACTGTTGCAACTATTAAGAGGAATGCGAGGATCACTGAAGTTAGAGGCTCTttagtattttttttaaaaacctATTTCATGATTGTACAACTGTGGTAAAGACCTGTCCTTATGCTCGAAGAAAATCTTTCTTGCTTTctacaccacaaaaaaaaaagtaaagaaagaaaagtccgcGCAGAGGCAAGAGCCACGACGTAACCAAGAGAAAGAGCACTGACGTAAAGGCTGGCTACTTCGACTATAGACTAAATGcggtttctttattttgtttagcCTGCTGCGGTGCTCTTCGAGAGTCTAATTGACGGCTCCCCTCTCGCGTGAGTTCGTGAGCAGACAGAAGGAGCGCGCAATAATATTTATGACCACCATACGTTTCTGCGCTCCGCCTTGTCGAGAGCAGTCCGCTTCATTTTGTTTCTCTGCGGCCAACGGTTTTCGGGGATGTATATTTCATGCATGCATTCTTCGAGACATCTCGTTCACTCGTTTTCGCCCTCCCGACGTGTATCCATTATTTCCGCGCGTCTTAGCTGGCGAGTGTAACTTTGGACAGGGCAGCTGCGCACGCCGCGTTCCGGACGAATTTTCTCGTGCAGGTGACGTGTCTCGCTGGAGACCATTATAAAGTATAATTTGGTCCGAGGTAACTTGAATATTTAGCTAGTGCTGAGCACAAGAGAACTCAATCTGTACCTGCTGAACTGAACCTGAGTTTCCTTTGAAATATTCACCGCTAATGTATACGCACACGACCACGCACACAAACCAAATTTCACGGCACTGTTGCGTAAATGACTGTCTGTCGTAACGGAAATGCTCTTATGACAGCTTGTATAGGTATGCTTTCCATATTGGACCTAGCTTTCGGACATGCTTTTGGTTGGTGCATGGATTGATCACATTTCTTGAGT
Protein-coding sequences here:
- the LOC142578843 gene encoding beta-1,4-glucuronyltransferase 1-like isoform X2 yields the protein MHRKLRKSLIWTALGASAVTLLFTCTTFKTCIRRYGARQKSPLEVPDLRSILSTYTDVFTLPPFRLDSQSLYRVHEKAIEGEKRAPDRALVCLSTIASLDHLHWLRELSEHWAGPVSVAVFFRENFDLQLMVTYLHVLRVCFPAIRENFSFHFVSPAERNDSGAKDTFAWEDVDKPLFCDNHRALLRALLSIQRTRGWPRLLFPQNHLRNVARDGCVSSPYFYATDVDVMPQYGLYERLSAFLLRQPPCTKCLYVVPAFEGTEFVPHPRTKNALLSRTGNRKDFRVYHAVAFSKNQRATNFNKWRKIPSKSELFVAYEAAFEFGYECFYIGPHDVPKFREIFIGYGFTRNVQKAIS
- the LOC142578843 gene encoding beta-1,4-glucuronyltransferase 1-like isoform X1 — translated: MHRKLRKSLIWTALGASAVTLLFTCTTFKTCIRRYGARQKSPLEVPDLRSILSTYTDVFTLPPFRLDSQSLYRVHEKAIEGEKRAPDRALVCLSTIASLDHLHWLRELSEHWAGPVSVAVFFRENFDLQLMVTYLHVLRVCFPAIRENFSFHFVSPAERNDSGAKDTFAWEDVDKPLFCDNHRALLRALLSIQRTRGWPRLLFPQNHLRNVARDGCVSSPYFYATDVDVMPQYGLYERLSAFLLRQPPCTKCLYVVPAFEGTEFVPHPRTKNALLSRTGNRKDFRVYHAVAFSKNQRATNFNKWRKIPSKSELFVAYEAAFEFGYECFYIGPHDVPKFREIFIGYGFTRNVQTLEAHLAGFRFLVLSDAFAIHRGMRNTTTNDSVRNAEKMHNYRIFLGFRKTLQQRYGKGREFS